The genomic segment aatacgttTCTGACGGAATAAAATCGATCGATCGTAATACACtcgttattgttaataatattccgataaatctattttattttttcgatttttgttcTCAATCGTTGAGAAACGTGCGCGAtacaaattaacattaatataacaCAACATGTCGACTCTGAATAACCCAACGGTAGCGTCAGTTTTCGACGATTGCAGCAACACAACGACGGCGATCGAGAACGATTATTCGTGTCGGCCGCCCGGCAAAAACAACAAGGTAAAAGCACTCGAGTTTTCAGTATCAAAATAATTCTTTTGAAATTCAGTTACACgtgctattataaaaattatcaagtcAGGAAAGCTCACGCTTCGAGCTTGATTAAATTTCCGGTTTCTAAACGTAAATTAATACagtgcaataaattataatttcaaaagacTTTGGtaacctttatattttagtagttaGGAGGtaccttacctacctatttttcaatattagcTGCCTACTGGCTAGTatgaatctatattaaatattcatatttttaattttttaataggtactggctaaaaaacaatagaatagtatatatttactttGAGTAGAACCTTTatacgattatttatttattaaactgtagtattaataataatctagtTAAATTCATTtctagtttttgttttatattatgcataagaactaatattaaaatggaaacattaatatatatatatttatttttatgtaggtagaatataatttcttatatatttagttACAGTTGAATTACATAGTTTAGtcataaaaataagttttgttctttataaaatacatgtatttaGAAAGCTATTGACTGTCACCCTaactaattgaaaaattattaaaagtttataggTAGTGCATATTCTTGCatattatttggtaaatttatagtttcaaaaacatatttcttaattttaccatttattaGAGAAAAtttgatgattaataataagtttataatacaatttgaaaatttggcagtaaaaaaatatatatagtaaagacattataggtattgtacataatattttattgtgagaGTTTTCACttggtattattgttatattgtattgtgttttgtttatCTAGGTATAATTTCccttttagtaaaaattataaattatttatatttatgaaaatggtgtgtaaaataacaaattaagtgcaaatttattatttttataagatttaattattgtataactatCTCCTTCTGAGTTGTATGTagatgttttttataatatataatataactaataattttaaaaaaggtgggcaaatgGATGTTGCTctactgtatagtaggttacaagtgggtcactgtaatggatggtgttaaatttataattttaatgatataatatcattgtattagaaaaacgattctgagcaaaaacgGACAGTCAGCCTacgatattactaaatatatttgatgaaattattgtgaatgaagtaatttatatataacctatttacgtggaaccttgttttaaatttttaatccttagctataaaagttgaacattttatacatttttaactaaaaataattattaaattttaaatttgatatattttgtcaatattcgaactttaaatgcttataaaaaaaaattgtgcatctattttctatgtttttcaactgttattgtaacaatatatcaggagccttgcattaaagtttcacgcttttttatccaacaaatacattttcattgatatttatagaaaaaaaaactaaaaaaattgaaaactgacaatgtctgttAACAGCCCAAagagagtcaaaatattttcaaaattttatggtgtatagaaattgaaaatatgaaaattcagtGAAGTTGCCATgaatctacagttattcgtttttgaattgcagcaaaataacaaaatccgctacgtgagaaatggagtgaatatccaatcttgtaaaaatatgaaattcaaacgctcataaaaatttaatttgttttgcttgaagaatttttttttttgataaagatagacaaacttatgaatgatcttgtattacatttttaaatctaagatttgaaaagaaaattttttatgaatttctaactcaaaataatttgcaaattttcgtaatttttacgtattttgtcaatatttgaactttaaatgattataaaaaaaaaaaattgtggctggatttttaatttttttcatctgcctttaaaacaatatactagaagtcttctattaaattttcaagcttttttaactaacaaatacaattttattgatatttaaagaaaaaaaaactaaaaaatatggaaactgaaaatgtctgtgaagagctcaaaataagtcaaaatattttgaaaatgttatggtgtatagaaaattcttatacaaacattcagtcaaaatttcatgtacctacaatcatttgtttaagagttgcactaaaaaccaaaatcaattttctcaaaaacagattttgcgtaaaaattcccgtgtttccttaatttttcttttgtcagTATATATCTAACTGTATaactagtaattactaattgctTCAACACattgaaaaaatcatataatcaatatatttataaataattaaaaattaaatattctatatattaatattaatttaaaattattacatttttttagatttctggAAGAAAAAAGCTAACCTTAACACCGGAACTAAAACGATTATCATTTGGTTCCATAAAGACACAGTGTTCTTTAAGGTTTGTTATTaagtgtacattattatatttttagaaatcatgAAATGGTTTGTTAAGCAAGtcctttttacttataattgttgttttttagtGATTCAAGATTCATTTGTTTAAATGGCTtccaatatttgaaaaacaaagaGATTACGTTAGAAGAAAACATGGAGCTCATTAGTGAAAACATATTAGTAGAAAGAAAATATTTCCAAGAGGTTATTGACAGTTTACTAGGTCAAGTTGTACAGCTGGAAGAAAATATTGACTTGAAAACAGTCAAGATCGAAAACTTGCAACTGTACAATTCGGAAAAATTGAAAGTTATTAACTCACTTACGATGGCTCTTAACGAAACCAAATGGAAGCGTGACACTATGCAACAGTTTTGTGAAGAACATGCTCCAAATGTACTATATAAAAGTATGATGTTAGTCAGTTGTGTTTTGGATAAAATATccgtttttaaatctaatcAGGATAAACTACATTCATGTTTAATCAATTTGGAAGAAGATTGTCCGTTAGTTAAAGCAGTCAAACAGCTCAAATCTGGTTGTGACAAATGTATTAGTGTCATTGAGAAAGCCACTATCAGAGAGCTGTCTTACGCATTAATGAATGAGAAAGATTTTAATAGCACAATAAAACACACCATTTATAATCTACAAAATTTCCTATTCAATGTACCACTTGATTGTAATTCTGCCGTTGAAAAGATCGGTTTGTTGAAAATCACTCAGGATGGTGAACATAATTTAGAGAATATGATTGGCTTGTGGGAATTAGTGAAGGATTTGTTCCAAAAACATCAATACCTGACAAATAAAATCATTTCACTCAACATGCAGAAAATTGGTCTGAAGTTACAACTTGATGAAATGGAAAATAATAGGAAGGAGCTTGAACTAAAGGCTATGACAGAAATCGAAGTTGtggaaaaaaaagaagaattaTTGAATCAAAATGAATCGATGATTCGACAACATTGGGATGAAATGGATACTAGTCAAGAAATAGTTATGCAAACTCAAAGAGCTCAAGATATTGATCAAGAATTAGAAGATCTTCAAATAGAATACCacaggtaaattaatttttttgttgtatttagatgacctttataataattgtcaataggtatataagaagTATATACAAACAACAtagagtaaattaatttgaaatatagaatgttgattcaaatatatttaaaatatgtaggtatttatatttaatgactGTTTGGTTTACTTATAATCCTTACTAACCTTTTCTTtaagttattgatatttttaatttttcatgtaagttaaatattttttattgtattgattatttatactatgATGTTATGATTTTTGTTCCTTCAGTCATGACCAATATAACAGACAATTGAAAACAGATTTGTGTCATCTTGAAAATGAATTGGCCGAGTATCAGCTCAAATGTAATCAAATGGAAattgaaaacaaacaaattgaaattgagaaaattaacattttagaagCATATGCCAAGTCTTGGGGACATTACAATGATAAACAAAAGATCAAATACACAGGGAGGCTTATAAAAGACATAGATTCCATTACGCAggtaattaatatcatattcaaTGCTACaatcatgaactaagataattATTTGGACTGGaaacaatacttttttattgGCAGCTCTGTTTACATACAGACATTCAGTAGAAGAGGAAATTGAGAGGCTACTGTGCCATTTAAATAACTTGTCTTGTTCTGGAGCCTAATTCCCATAgtcctatacatatatttaattttttatttatttatgcaaatctctataacaaaataataattataataattcaccaCCAGGGTGGTCTGTCAATTTCCCTTTTCACACAAATGCCATACAAAACCGGACCGGACCCATACCCCCCAGCCACATTGTTTCCAGTCCATATTATCTAAGTTCATGactcaaatataattaaattgttgtctacaacattttaaaaacaccaCCCCCCAAATTTTTAGActcaaaatatacctacttatggaGAACAGTAGTAACTACTcgttctataattattttagaataaaaattaccatttaaagtaaacaatattttaaaggttatgACATATCCgtcttttataataatgtatctacattattataaattgcactatgtaggtataacaaaaaaaatacagctgtttaaaaaggtaaaattaatattaattattatatacagtaaaacttccgctaacggtcacctctatgtaacggtcaatttttttggtctCGTCAAAAGTTAtcctagtgttattctacctctgtaggacgggcacctctaaatagcggtctTTATTTACAGTCTCCTCAgtgaccgttatatggaagttttactgtatttaaAAACAGATAGGTTATTTGagttatatttttccaaaaatattatctttttttgattttataattaaatttgagcGCTGATAGCCGACCTGCATCGATGtattagaattaattaatagataatttttcaattattcatCAACCAACAACAGGCCTAGCATATCTAACATAtaaatctgtaaaatatatatatattttttttttttctatatttgttcattgaaacgacctcaaggtctttgacaatgcttatcacaagtgggtagtagggagatcatgtgatctatttatctatgtatatatcactatatgcatgatactaccccccttctccaagaggagactgCGTGAGACATTaaatgagttatgagcatttttaatttacatttcttatacacgcataattcacttaaaaactgaattattgtaaaaaaagttccaacaaaacacagataatgttcttaccatcaagtttcataataggtcgattcactctaattgttaagctaacggcataaaacgtgaactgctgagcgtaaatttgctatgttgcgcgttttgtaagacggagacaacaaatgcgggtgtggcgtcctcttaatggaaaaaaatattcataaataaagaaatataattttcaaaaatgtatgcaTGCATAGGAATTTTTTCCTTtcttgatttaatataattatttacttcaaTTTTCCATCATTCTAtcgctgtttttttttatatattttcctcaatgaataattagtattaatttcaTGTATTCTTATGAATAGAATTAGTGATGATAGTTTATAATGAGATTAGTACAGaatgttcaaaatttgataaaaaacaatttacggTAAAGTCTTTAAGTAGGTGCTTGTTTATAGTATTTTGCTCGAAAGATGTTAGTAGCATAGACAAAATAacttttacctattttaaaatataaaaataactaagactgaacaatttaatttcattgtttAAAGGAAATTAAATCATTAGAAATGGATTTTGAAAAACAAGTACATAACATTACATCTACTGTCCGAACTCCGGTTTTTAGTAAAACTCAAACAAAGTCCGAGAAAACAACACGGTCATATGGAGTTATTGATACATACAAACGTCCAAACAAAAGTTTGTTTCGGGAAGGTGTTGTCCGTAATTTACGTTACTAATGATCGAATTAGTTTACCTCAATAATGTAGTAAGAcattgttataacatattattatactaagagcaattatttttttctagtttattaaaaatgttaacacaaaATTGTATATGCTTTTCATTTCTCctggattttaaatataatgtgtcTATTGTAATAGTCATAGTCTATATTGTCTATAGCCATTGTAATATTGACATAGCTCAtattttgactataatatttaataagcatTTTGTAGGATATAACAAGAAGACCTGAcaattgaaataacttttgttctaatcaatatattttttttttctattgaatgtattgattcatgtatgatataacattttttatttttattttaaaatactgaaaataaaaaaattgtaaatctgGTTTTTCGGAAACTTaagattgtaaaattatttatctaagtaaagtggtttatttaatatgatttattaaaatatcaaagtaaggctcattaatttgaaaagtaataacttaaaaaataaaatatatattaatctttaacaggtacctatataaaaatgatcataaaatttttaaaaaaagtttatactttttgagTTTAAAAGGTTTTCACGACTggtttaacttaatttaacaaaaatagtgaaatttcaaaaatattttaataataagctacatgacttaaataaatgtttttacaatcataattttttaataaccagttttaaaatattttattttcaatattaaaaaataaaaatgtttatattatacatgtagcgCAATTGTGTCTGTAAAttatatgacaaaataaaataattagaacaaaagttatttcttttgtcaggtcttcctggTGACCTGTTACACCCTATTTGTATTACAACAACCAAAAGTAAATTTAGgcactataggtaataatattgattatgacTCATAACTTATAACTCTTTAGGCCTTAAGAGACCAATTTTTAGAAtgcattaaattgtttaaaagctATAAGGTAACTGTAACACTGGTATcattttattcacattttaatcaaaacatctctattataattattacaaatcataatatcaattttattatatcttgatattttgttatagtcAAATACTGTCctctgtaaataatattacaatattagacCATTCAGTATCTTCTacctacaaattacattttaacatcaattaatttttatgtaaataatttaaacccacttgatttgattttaataagttttaatttttttaatgtgttttacaGAGAGTGCTGTCAACTGCGTTTTCAATATTCTATgactgattttattttatttacacaaccaattacatattatattaattaaattaattatttttttttggtatggtatttttttttaaattttaacattcatatttgatgtaatagattttataatatttgttttagaaacatatttattttttttttaatttttgaactgtTGCTACTGTATGAAATttagttgttttaataattataataaataggtgataatttaatttttggtaagCATTGTacctcataaaaatatattttaatgataggACCTACATGTTACTagctaattaataaatatgttggtATTAATTAATTGCTGGACAACATATGATCAATatgaaattgttaattaattacattacaaACCGataaaagttagttataaaaatattgtgtttttttttttaattattttatttgacaataaaacaaaaataattaagaataattataaaagtgtattatcctcattttttaattcctaaatccttatatttaaaataaattatttcgattaatgTTGTAGTAAAAAACAGTatgttatttcaattattttaatttggtgggttaaaattagtctaaatattttttaaatatcattgtgtaatattggttatttaatatgtaatttcgtccaaattcaaacataaaataactaaaaaaaaactgtgtttttatatttttgagattttttggttacagaataacctacttattggaaccttgttttaaaatgtcaatccttagctataaaagttgaacattaaatgcttataaaaaaaagttgtgcctatgtatttttaatattcaactactattgtaacaatatttcagGATTCAggtttttgacccaacaaatacgattttaatgacatttatagaaaaaaaactaaaaaaattgaaaatttgaaattgtttgttaacaactcaaaacgagtcaaaatattttcaatattgtgtggtgtactgaaaataaaacattcagtaaaaattgcatgtatttccagtaattacaacaaaataagaaaatcgcagtggcgtcatttcagttttttagaTGGGGGCAATATGTTTGACCGGCCCATAACAAAACTGGAAAAAACCGGTCGCtaattatcacattatattatattacaatcgcaattttatttcaatacaaatatagCTTTCTTACATAAATTAACTCACTAGTTACCATCACGGTCATCTGAGATAATCTTGGTTACTATCATAGGCATAAATAACCCATTTAATTTTAGAGATAACAATAAATgactgaataattaataatatgtaggggGATACCTAAACATATTACTTCTTAGCTACTATATGAAGGCCCTAAACTAGTACATATCCGGCCCGACAATCGCCCGCTAATGACATGGGGGAGGGCAAATTTTAAGCTGATttctataatcataaaataacatatttaataaaatagaagaGCATTAGCACCCcagatttttcattaaaatcgcACCCCtggatattacaatatttgtattattatataatatattataatattactataagacTGGAAATATAATGTAAGTTGAACATCTAatagttaacacatttttaactacaaaataaatattaaattttaaatttgatacattttgtcaaaattcgaactttaaatgcttatcaaaaaaaaatgagccgatgtattcttattatttttcaaccactatattgcaatatatcaggagctttgtgttaatttttcacgctttttgacccaacaaataaaattgtattaatatttataaaaaaaaaaactaaaaaaattgtctgcaaacagctcaaaacaagtcaaaatattttcaaaatgttatggtgcataaaaaatgaaaatatcattcagtcatattttaatgtatccatagtcgtttgttttttaattacaacaaaataagtaaatcgGTACACGATAAATCGAGTGAAACTCCAATCTTGaacaaatatgaatttcaaacgctcataaaaatttaatttgactttcttgtagatatttatttatttatttttttttttgataaaggtagacaaacttatgaggaatcttgcactacatttttaaatcttagatttaaaaagaaaaatttttatgaatttctaacccAAAGTAGTTTTgcacattttcataatttttacgtattttgtcaatattcaaACTCgacatgattataaaaaaaattgagggtatggatttttaatatttttcaaatgtcatacaacaatatattattagccttgtattaaatttccaagctttCATACAcaccaaataaaattttattgacatttacagaagaaaaagcttaaaaaattggaaatggaAAATGtcattacctatgtaattacggtaatttgttatagagtaggtattacaccaaaaaccgtttttgcattaaaattcccgttttaccttaatttttattctgtttttcccggcacttttgaaaactattgggaattttaaatgttgtcttCCTGAATGCatcaactatattcactttcccgtcgaaaaataaattgttgaaaaatatcgaagcagccccaaacggtgatgatagacacaagaataataaaaaaaacatatcactGTAAAATCGTTAATCAATACATCCatagctccgctcagaatctaaaacaataacgaattatatttttgtccaagtttttatggtaaataaattgttttgttttcaaaatatgaattaaatttagtgTTTTAAGAACGACTTTTTAATACACACCTATATAAGATATGTTACTCGAATGACCTCTCGTATGCTAGACTGATCCACAGTCCACAGTACTAAAACCCTActcataatgattattttagtttattttatgtatataaattattaatctattattataattataattaccagttactgatattacattattagtcaatattaataaaattataaaaattaattaaaacgcaGGTACCCAAATGTCTaaattaacataggtacctacacgcaattttattttaatgttttttaattttaatttattagatcaCAAATAGGGACCTACcggctttatatattattcaaattagttATCTAATAATTGATAGAAACAGcacaaatgtaggtacctattatttattatatttagataggtattagtataattagtttttatagtatgatatttactttatgtaggtaataattacctattaatcaAATAGATAATGTattcacttatttttattgattggtaataaaataacgtAGGTAACTTATACGGTAATACAAATGTGgtcaagttaatgaaaataattaactcaaattaagttaagaggacacaagatcgataaaataaaagttaacagttaataaattataaatttaactcgataagttaaaagttaatatagaaaaaaatattaacttaactcagtttaaaaaaaaaattaatctattttttttttaattataatgtaaatcacataaagagtgaatgtgtctttttagtttctaatttataaattataaaaaacaattttattgaacttttatcataatgtacactgtattatacccttttacttttactttactattatttactaatttaaactatactcatctcacattaataatttaaaaaatatattgttttatatcatatagcaattgaataatataagttatataatattaaaacataacaattgccaatttataatttaaaatgattaattttttaaaaacatttataattgcaacttgcataatatataatttacaacttaataaaatacataaatatacacaaaattatgttatcaagaaaaataaaagaaatgtttgtgtttttgtattgggttatttgtattttatactgacatagtaatatttacgaataaacggaaaatttcaaaatttttttaacttaatggttttttttttaaatcaactgagaaaagctaaattatttcaactataaattaaactagttaagttcataagttgattagaaaatgaaccaactagttaagttaaaaagttaaaaaaattaactttttaactagtttaatGTCCACCTTTGCGGTAATATATTACCAGTATACTCGTAGGTAGTTTCTATGGTCTGTTTATACTTATATggtagttgtaacttgtaataacttaaaaataccaTCAAACAATGTATAAGTCATATGGGCGTACCCGAGGGAGGATTTTGGGCCTAaacattctattttaatttttaagtttcatggttgaaaatgttaaaaaaaaaatatggcacTATA from the Acyrthosiphon pisum isolate AL4f chromosome X, pea_aphid_22Mar2018_4r6ur, whole genome shotgun sequence genome contains:
- the LOC100570121 gene encoding uncharacterized protein LOC100570121 isoform X1: MSTLNNPTVASVFDDCSNTTTAIENDYSCRPPGKNNKISGRKKLTLTPELKRLSFGSIKTQCSLSDSRFICLNGFQYLKNKEITLEENMELISENILVERKYFQEVIDSLLGQVVQLEENIDLKTVKIENLQLYNSEKLKVINSLTMALNETKWKRDTMQQFCEEHAPNVLYKSMMLVSCVLDKISVFKSNQDKLHSCLINLEEDCPLVKAVKQLKSGCDKCISVIEKATIRELSYALMNEKDFNSTIKHTIYNLQNFLFNVPLDCNSAVEKIGLLKITQDGEHNLENMIGLWELVKDLFQKHQYLTNKIISLNMQKIGLKLQLDEMENNRKELELKAMTEIEVVEKKEELLNQNESMIRQHWDEMDTSQEIVMQTQRAQDIDQELEDLQIEYHSHDQYNRQLKTDLCHLENELAEYQLKCNQMEIENKQIEIEKINILEAYAKSWGHYNDKQKIKYTGRLIKDIDSITQEIKSLEMDFEKQVHNITSTVRTPVFSKTQTKSEKTTRSYGVIDTYKRPNKSLFREGVVRNLRY
- the LOC100570121 gene encoding uncharacterized protein LOC100570121 isoform X2, which encodes MSTLNNPTVASVFDDCSNTTTAIENDYSCRPPGKNNKISGRKKLTLTPELKRLSFGSIKTQCSLSDSRFICLNGFQYLKNKEITLEENMELISENILVERKYFQEVIDSLLGQVVQLEENIDLKTVKIENLQLYNSEKLKVINSLTMALNETKWKRDTMQQFCEEHAPNVLYKSMMLVSCVLDKISVFKSNQDKLHSCLINLEEDCPLVKAVKQLKSGCDKCISVIEKATIRELSYALMNEKDFNSTIKHTIYNLQNFLFNVPLDCNSAVEKIGLLKITQDGEHNLENMIGLWELVKDLFQKHQYLTNKIISLNMQKIGLKLQLDEMENNRKELELKAMTEIEVVEKKEELLNQNESMIRQHWDEMDTSQEIVMQTQRAQDIDQELEDLQIEYHSHDQYNRQLKTDLCHLENELAEYQLKCNQMEIENKQIEIEKINILEAYAKSWGHYNDKQKIKYTGRLIKDIDSITQRVLSTAFSIFYD